In Candidatus Omnitrophota bacterium, a genomic segment contains:
- a CDS encoding peptidoglycan-binding protein, translating into MRKYGFIILVLALGISLGGCSKNEPTLEELQQPMSPEDLNRLKTETIAVTDSSADAFQEAQPVASVISTTEAKMGSLPPSGPYKPAAKEIQSALRSAGYYGGSIDGKLGPKSKKAIEEFQAANSLTVDGKVGPKTWSVLSQYMDKASAESDAQGGE; encoded by the coding sequence ATGAGAAAATACGGATTTATTATTTTAGTTTTAGCCCTGGGTATTTCGCTTGGCGGTTGCTCTAAAAATGAGCCTACCCTTGAAGAATTACAGCAACCGATGTCTCCCGAGGACCTGAACAGGCTTAAAACCGAGACCATCGCAGTAACAGATTCTTCCGCGGACGCCTTCCAAGAGGCGCAGCCCGTAGCTTCGGTGATATCTACTACTGAAGCCAAAATGGGATCTTTGCCCCCGTCCGGGCCATACAAGCCGGCGGCTAAAGAGATCCAGTCCGCGCTCAGGAGCGCAGGTTATTACGGCGGTTCTATAGACGGAAAACTCGGTCCGAAGAGCAAAAAAGCCATCGAAGAATTTCAGGCCGCTAACAGTCTTACGGTAGACGGAAAGGTCGGCCCTAAGACCTGGAGCGTACTGAGCCAGTATATGGACAAGGCTTCAGCGGAAAGTGATGCTCAGGGCGGCGAATAA
- a CDS encoding NAD(P)H-hydrate epimerase has protein sequence MSVNKSGQRLLTARQSKEIDRRAQMDLGISTLTLMENAGRAVAVEAGKFSKGKIAVVCGKGNNGGDGFVAVRHLLSLGIKPTVFLAGKIDDVAGQARTNLDILIRLKQKVVEVGARDLRLIKRGFFDYGSVIDALLGVGLSGEARGIYKELIDLINFSKAYILSVDIPSGLDATTGKVLGSCVKADKTITFAAMKRGMTIGAGPRYCGKIVVADIGVPL, from the coding sequence ATGAGCGTGAACAAATCCGGGCAACGGTTGCTTACTGCCAGGCAGTCTAAAGAGATAGACCGCAGGGCGCAGATGGATCTGGGCATATCCACTTTGACCCTGATGGAGAATGCCGGCAGGGCGGTAGCGGTTGAGGCGGGTAAATTTTCTAAAGGGAAGATCGCGGTTGTCTGCGGTAAGGGGAATAACGGCGGTGACGGGTTCGTCGCTGTCAGGCATCTTCTATCGCTTGGGATAAAGCCAACGGTATTCCTGGCCGGGAAGATCGACGATGTTGCCGGCCAGGCAAGAACCAATCTGGATATACTCATAAGGCTGAAACAGAAGGTTGTCGAAGTCGGCGCCAGGGACCTGCGTTTAATAAAGCGCGGGTTTTTTGATTACGGATCGGTTATTGACGCGTTGTTGGGCGTGGGGTTGTCCGGTGAAGCGCGGGGCATATACAAAGAGTTGATCGATCTGATAAATTTTTCCAAGGCTTACATCCTTTCCGTTGATATCCCTTCCGGCCTGGACGCGACAACCGGGAAAGTCCTCGGTTCATGCGTTAAGGCGGATAAGACCATTACTTTTGCGGCCATGAAGCGCGGGATGACCATTGGCGCCGGGCCGCGTTATTGCGGAAAGATTGTGGTCGCGGATATAGGAGTGCCTTTATAA
- a CDS encoding PfkB family carbohydrate kinase, with translation MSILVLGTVALDTVKTPHGLRKHMLGGSAVHFSMSARLFTDVHLSAIVGKDFPARHIEFLRRKGVILDSLIRSSGKTFKWEGEYEGDLNCALTKDTQLGVLLGFSPRIEPRQSKIKNIFLANVDPDIQSRLLDYMPDSRLIGLDSMNFWIHNKKQALLKLFKRVDIYVANDQEARDLTGESNLIKAGRCLEKLGPKMVLIKKGEHGVIFCGGSSVFCLPAYPVDKVIDPTGAGDTFAGGFIGYLSTRKKLDRMSIKRALGYGTIAASFNVEGFGVEKTARLRLNDLEKRLRAFRELVLF, from the coding sequence ATGAGCATTCTGGTTTTAGGAACAGTGGCTCTGGATACGGTCAAAACCCCGCATGGCCTGCGCAAACATATGCTCGGTGGTTCGGCGGTGCATTTTTCAATGTCCGCCAGGCTTTTTACCGACGTGCATTTGTCGGCTATAGTCGGAAAAGATTTCCCTGCCAGGCATATCGAATTCTTGAGAAGAAAAGGCGTGATCCTGGATTCGCTGATCCGTTCAAGCGGCAAGACCTTTAAATGGGAGGGGGAGTATGAAGGCGACCTGAATTGTGCCTTGACCAAAGATACGCAGTTAGGGGTGCTTCTGGGTTTTTCCCCAAGGATCGAGCCGAGGCAGAGCAAGATAAAAAATATTTTCCTGGCCAATGTGGATCCGGATATCCAGTCCAGGCTCTTGGATTATATGCCTGATAGCCGGCTGATCGGTTTGGACAGCATGAATTTTTGGATACATAACAAGAAACAGGCCCTTTTAAAGCTGTTTAAGCGCGTGGATATCTATGTGGCTAATGATCAGGAAGCCCGGGATCTGACCGGGGAGAGTAACCTGATAAAAGCGGGGCGCTGTCTGGAAAAGCTCGGGCCTAAGATGGTTCTGATAAAAAAGGGGGAGCACGGGGTGATTTTTTGCGGCGGCAGTTCTGTTTTCTGCCTGCCGGCTTATCCTGTGGATAAAGTGATCGATCCTACCGGCGCGGGAGATACCTTTGCCGGCGGGTTCATCGGCTACCTTTCGACCAGGAAGAAGCTTGATCGTATGAGCATTAAACGGGCCCTGGGATACGGGACGATCGCCGCCTCATTCAATGTGGAAGGGTTTGGGGTGGAAAAGACCGCGAGGTTACGGCTCAATGACCTGGAAAAAAGGCTGAGGGCCTTCCGCGAGCTGGTGTTATTCTAA
- a CDS encoding sodium-dependent transporter, with amino-acid sequence MAQKRENWGSRLGIIMAVAGSAIGLGNFLRFPAKAASNGGGAFMIPYLVALFLLGIPLIWIEWTLGRFGGGFGHGTAPGIFHNLLQKNRFIKYFGVIGIFGPLVIFTYYAFIESWTLAYSVFSLTGRYSGLADQAGMQSFLRGFQGIEHNQYFNGLGPAYLFFVITFALNIWVIYNGIKGGIERFCKWAMPLLFICGVVLLLRVFTLGAPDPAKPDWNIYNGLGFMWNPDFSALFSAKVWLEAAGQIFFTLSVGIGVILTYASYLSKGDDVVLSGLTAASTNEIAEVILGGSIIIPAAFVFFGPGDIQSIARSGVFNLGFVTMPLVLNKLPWPAIFGFIWFFLLFLAGITSAVSLAQPAVTFLEDEFNISRKKAVVIFGVVTFILCQPAIFFLKNGVVDELDFWGGTFFLVLCAAIETVLFVWVFGMDKAWDEIHKGADLNIPRIYKFIIKYITPLFLLAILGAWLWQEWIPIISMQKVNAVDRPFVLAVRIGIFLIIAVLAVLIKIAWKKKKRQAESKV; translated from the coding sequence ATGGCGCAGAAAAGGGAAAACTGGGGTTCGCGTTTAGGTATAATTATGGCTGTAGCCGGCTCTGCCATAGGCCTGGGTAATTTTCTGCGATTCCCTGCCAAGGCCGCTTCCAACGGCGGCGGCGCGTTCATGATCCCGTATCTGGTAGCTTTGTTCCTTTTGGGCATTCCGTTGATATGGATCGAATGGACGCTGGGCAGATTCGGCGGCGGGTTCGGCCACGGCACTGCCCCGGGAATATTCCATAATCTTCTGCAAAAAAACAGGTTCATTAAATATTTCGGCGTGATCGGTATATTCGGACCGCTGGTGATATTCACCTATTACGCCTTCATTGAATCCTGGACCCTGGCTTACAGCGTTTTTTCCTTGACCGGCAGATACAGCGGGTTGGCAGATCAGGCCGGGATGCAGAGTTTCTTAAGGGGTTTTCAGGGGATCGAGCATAACCAATATTTTAACGGCCTGGGCCCGGCGTATCTGTTCTTTGTCATTACTTTTGCCCTGAACATATGGGTCATTTATAACGGGATCAAAGGCGGGATAGAACGGTTCTGCAAATGGGCAATGCCGCTTTTGTTCATCTGCGGCGTGGTTTTGTTGCTGCGGGTCTTTACTCTGGGCGCGCCTGATCCGGCAAAGCCGGATTGGAATATCTATAACGGCCTGGGATTTATGTGGAACCCCGATTTCTCGGCGCTATTCTCGGCCAAGGTCTGGCTGGAGGCTGCAGGGCAGATATTCTTCACCTTAAGCGTAGGCATAGGTGTTATACTTACGTACGCCAGTTATCTGTCGAAAGGCGACGATGTGGTATTATCCGGGTTGACCGCGGCCAGCACTAATGAAATAGCCGAGGTTATTCTGGGCGGCAGTATTATTATTCCCGCGGCTTTTGTTTTCTTCGGCCCGGGGGATATCCAGTCTATAGCCAGGTCCGGGGTGTTCAACCTGGGGTTTGTGACAATGCCGCTTGTTTTGAATAAACTGCCTTGGCCCGCGATATTCGGTTTTATCTGGTTCTTTTTATTATTCCTGGCCGGGATCACTTCCGCCGTGTCTCTGGCCCAGCCGGCAGTTACATTCCTGGAAGATGAATTCAATATAAGCCGGAAGAAGGCTGTGGTGATATTCGGCGTGGTCACATTCATCCTCTGCCAGCCGGCAATATTTTTTCTGAAGAACGGGGTGGTGGATGAACTGGATTTCTGGGGCGGGACATTCTTCCTGGTATTATGCGCCGCCATAGAAACAGTGCTTTTTGTCTGGGTCTTTGGCATGGATAAGGCCTGGGACGAAATACATAAGGGGGCGGACCTGAATATCCCCAGGATATACAAGTTTATCATCAAGTACATTACTCCGTTATTTTTATTGGCGATACTGGGGGCTTGGTTATGGCAGGAATGGATCCCGATCATATCCATGCAGAAAGTAAATGCGGTTGACCGGCCGTTTGTTTTAGCTGTTAGGATCGGGATCTTTTTAATTATCGCGGTTTTAGCGGTTTTGATAAAGATCGCTTGGAAAAAGAAAAAGCGCCAGGCAGAAAGTAAGGTATGA
- a CDS encoding patatin-like phospholipase family protein, whose translation MKARKVLRRFAPQEGWMMKRVNLDYVIKELPLFSGLSRQERRVIRMKSGVVEFKKGQVIYKEGSAAGYLYFIIRGRVVISSQDHYGKQTVLEYLHRGKYFGIISVLTAEAHSVTARALNDCLLLTISRKDFEGFMKRIPRLGIDLSKTLSRRLKRKDLHQKKIFESTIIAALSSYPHAGKTIYASNLAFSIAREAHKSVVIVDICPQDKCHRMPRLLKTPPDYRVFNLSGRSARPRDIKDYILKDKFGIDLVYLAYDKQKELNAGAVIDILSLLVNDYHYVILDLPCSREKGVLAVLNQADIIHILTSPRAPDLKSSAKLIKRLQADFYFPAEKIKVIINRNSPSKSVCDEKSVLLGHDIFASLPKIECRVSGRLVLEKPDFEYSKVIRRISRQEGDCLVGLALGVGVAYGFCHIGVFKVIEDEKIPIDVISGASMGAVIASLWAIGKSSGEILEITREFREPKYIWSLLDFTFPLLGFIKGNKLYNFLKRHLGGKTFYDVRVPLKIIASDVKRKEPRVFDKGSLVDALMASCSMPGVFAPFKMKEEMLFDGGVINPLPTEPLFEMGVKKIIAVNVTPSREDILRQYEQLKSKVASPEGVIPKDWFNLKNFLKEKLKNNILDIIFSSFEIMQSEVALKEAQFADLVLHPDTAGLHWLELHRSAEFAQRGEEETRAKLDKIWKLIGE comes from the coding sequence GTGAAAGCGCGAAAAGTTTTGCGCAGGTTTGCGCCTCAGGAAGGCTGGATGATGAAAAGGGTTAATCTTGATTATGTGATAAAAGAGCTGCCTCTTTTTTCCGGGCTTAGCCGCCAGGAGCGCAGGGTCATCCGGATGAAGTCCGGGGTAGTTGAATTCAAGAAAGGCCAGGTCATTTATAAGGAGGGCTCTGCCGCCGGGTATCTTTATTTTATCATCCGCGGCCGGGTGGTCATCTCTTCGCAGGACCATTATGGCAAACAGACGGTACTGGAATACCTGCACCGGGGCAAATATTTCGGCATAATATCCGTATTGACGGCGGAGGCGCATTCGGTCACTGCCCGGGCTTTGAACGATTGCCTGTTGTTGACCATTTCCAGAAAAGATTTTGAAGGGTTTATGAAAAGGATACCCCGTCTTGGGATCGACCTTAGCAAGACCCTTTCCCGCAGGCTCAAACGCAAGGACCTGCACCAGAAAAAGATCTTCGAAAGCACTATTATCGCCGCGCTAAGCTCGTATCCTCATGCCGGAAAGACCATCTATGCTTCTAACCTCGCGTTCAGCATTGCCAGGGAGGCGCATAAGTCCGTGGTAATAGTGGATATCTGTCCGCAGGACAAGTGCCATCGCATGCCCAGGCTTTTAAAGACCCCTCCTGATTACCGCGTTTTTAATTTATCCGGCAGGTCGGCCCGCCCGAGAGACATAAAGGATTACATATTAAAGGACAAGTTCGGTATCGACCTGGTTTATCTGGCCTATGATAAGCAAAAAGAGCTTAACGCCGGGGCTGTTATAGATATATTGAGTCTTCTGGTCAATGATTACCATTATGTTATCCTGGATTTGCCTTGTTCAAGGGAAAAAGGGGTTTTGGCGGTATTGAACCAGGCGGATATAATCCATATCCTGACCAGCCCGAGGGCCCCTGACCTGAAAAGCAGCGCAAAACTGATAAAACGCCTGCAGGCGGATTTTTACTTCCCGGCGGAAAAGATAAAAGTGATCATTAACCGGAACAGCCCGTCGAAGAGCGTCTGCGACGAAAAATCCGTTCTGCTGGGGCATGATATCTTCGCCAGCCTCCCCAAAATAGAGTGTCGTGTTTCCGGCAGGCTGGTATTGGAAAAGCCGGATTTTGAGTATTCCAAGGTGATCCGCCGTATTTCCAGGCAGGAAGGCGACTGCCTGGTAGGCCTGGCTTTGGGCGTGGGAGTCGCTTACGGCTTCTGTCATATCGGCGTATTTAAAGTTATCGAGGATGAAAAGATCCCTATTGATGTGATCTCCGGGGCAAGTATGGGCGCGGTCATCGCCAGCCTTTGGGCTATCGGAAAGTCCAGCGGGGAGATCCTGGAAATAACCCGGGAATTCCGGGAGCCAAAATATATCTGGAGCCTGCTGGATTTCACCTTCCCTCTGTTGGGGTTCATCAAGGGGAATAAATTATATAATTTCCTGAAACGGCATCTGGGGGGCAAGACGTTCTATGATGTCCGGGTCCCGTTGAAGATAATCGCCAGCGACGTGAAAAGGAAAGAGCCGCGGGTTTTTGACAAAGGGTCTCTTGTGGACGCACTTATGGCCAGTTGCTCTATGCCCGGGGTCTTCGCTCCTTTTAAGATGAAGGAAGAAATGCTCTTTGACGGAGGCGTGATCAACCCGTTGCCTACCGAGCCGCTTTTTGAGATGGGGGTCAAGAAGATCATTGCTGTTAATGTTACCCCTTCGCGGGAAGATATTCTGAGGCAGTATGAACAATTGAAATCAAAGGTGGCCAGCCCGGAAGGCGTTATCCCGAAAGATTGGTTCAATCTGAAGAATTTCCTGAAGGAAAAGCTGAAGAACAATATCCTGGATATAATCTTCAGCAGTTTCGAGATAATGCAGTCAGAGGTGGCTTTGAAAGAGGCGCAATTCGCCGATCTTGTCCTGCATCCGGATACTGCCGGCCTGCATTGGCTGGAATTGCATCGTTCGGCTGAATTCGCCCAAAGGGGCGAAGAAGAAACCAGAGCTAAACTGGATAAGATATGGAAATTGATCGGGGAGTAA
- a CDS encoding CPBP family intramembrane metalloprotease, whose protein sequence is MKISFKEWALFSVIAALGLAVWLKCAYPEFSFVDLSIDKKQALARAEKYLNGKGVVCRGYLRSVIFLANDWADTYLQKTVGPENEEKFLREHGGELFFWRVRFFRQLQKEEYTLEISPKSGDVFFFEHRIDDIESRPDNGKENARAIAEDFLKTNCGLNPRDYDFNEEKAKKLDNRVDYSFSWEKKGVYLPWGQNEGGAKVIIGAVVSGDEVRSFYRNILDIPEKFYRYLDRQLAVGEYVFNFSYIMFIALVVMAIIHTITRLSGIVIATSRKWFIYLAFFLAAVNIAAAFNNLQAVFSNYSTSVSLSSYLGIYFLRSLMNVLFISVIFIIPGMAGESLHQDAPGLRQGNTFFYFIRSTFWGRGMAGNIALGYLIFLIMIGLQAGLFFIGQKYFGVWKQWLKLTQFSSAYIPFLSALAIGLTASFTEEIVFRLFGITWLRKYLRSTLIAVCVSAAIWGFGHTQYAIFPVWFRGIEVTLIGLFLGFIFIKYGLIPLIVAHYLFDVFWAAAAYILGKSPGYLFWGSLTLMLIPLGFAVIAYLLNRPEKAQEIRLALNANQRYNLTVLAVFISRKKEQGMELRQIEAELVGHGWDPGLVEIAMSQI, encoded by the coding sequence ATGAAGATCTCCTTCAAAGAGTGGGCCTTGTTCTCGGTAATCGCGGCCTTGGGCCTGGCGGTGTGGCTAAAGTGCGCTTACCCGGAATTTTCATTCGTTGACCTGTCGATCGATAAGAAGCAAGCCCTGGCCAGGGCGGAAAAATATTTGAACGGCAAAGGCGTGGTTTGCCGGGGTTATCTTAGGTCCGTGATATTCCTGGCCAATGACTGGGCGGATACTTATTTGCAGAAGACCGTCGGCCCGGAAAACGAGGAGAAATTCCTCAGGGAACACGGCGGCGAATTGTTCTTTTGGCGGGTAAGGTTCTTCCGGCAATTGCAAAAAGAAGAATATACCCTGGAGATCAGCCCGAAAAGCGGGGATGTCTTCTTTTTTGAGCACAGAATCGATGATATAGAATCAAGGCCGGATAACGGCAAAGAGAACGCCAGGGCGATAGCCGAAGATTTCCTTAAGACGAATTGCGGGCTTAATCCCCGGGATTATGACTTTAACGAGGAAAAAGCGAAGAAGCTGGATAATCGCGTTGATTACAGCTTTTCCTGGGAGAAGAAGGGCGTTTATCTGCCCTGGGGCCAGAATGAGGGCGGGGCAAAAGTAATTATCGGGGCTGTTGTTTCGGGCGATGAGGTAAGGTCGTTCTATCGCAATATACTGGATATCCCGGAGAAATTTTACCGTTATCTTGACCGGCAACTGGCGGTGGGCGAATACGTTTTTAATTTTTCTTATATTATGTTCATCGCTTTGGTGGTTATGGCAATAATCCATACTATCACCAGGCTTTCGGGCATAGTGATAGCCACTTCCAGAAAATGGTTTATTTATCTGGCGTTTTTTCTGGCAGCAGTAAATATCGCTGCGGCCTTCAATAATCTCCAGGCCGTGTTCAGCAATTACTCTACCAGCGTATCTTTGTCTTCATACCTGGGCATATATTTCCTGCGTTCTTTGATGAATGTCCTGTTCATAAGCGTGATCTTTATCATTCCGGGGATGGCGGGGGAGTCCTTGCATCAGGACGCGCCGGGCTTGCGCCAGGGGAACACGTTTTTTTATTTTATACGGTCTACTTTTTGGGGCAGGGGCATGGCGGGGAATATCGCCTTGGGTTATCTGATATTCCTGATAATGATCGGTTTGCAGGCCGGTTTATTCTTCATAGGGCAGAAGTATTTCGGGGTCTGGAAGCAATGGCTGAAATTAACCCAGTTTTCTTCGGCGTATATACCCTTTTTGAGCGCGTTGGCGATCGGCCTGACCGCCAGCTTTACCGAAGAGATAGTCTTTCGGCTCTTCGGAATAACCTGGCTCAGGAAATACCTGCGCAGCACCCTGATCGCCGTATGCGTGAGCGCGGCGATCTGGGGGTTTGGCCACACGCAATACGCGATATTCCCCGTATGGTTCAGGGGAATAGAGGTTACCCTGATCGGGTTATTTCTCGGGTTTATTTTTATCAAATACGGGCTTATTCCCCTGATCGTCGCGCATTACCTTTTTGACGTATTCTGGGCCGCCGCCGCGTATATATTGGGGAAAAGCCCGGGGTATCTATTTTGGGGATCTTTAACGCTGATGCTTATCCCGCTGGGATTTGCGGTAATTGCTTACCTGCTTAACCGCCCGGAAAAAGCCCAAGAAATAAGACTGGCTTTGAACGCCAACCAGAGGTACAATCTTACTGTTTTAGCGGTGTTTATTTCCCGCAAGAAAGAACAAGGGATGGAGCTTCGCCAGATAGAGGCTGAATTGGTCGGCCATGGCTGGGATCCCGGCCTGGTAGAAATAGCAATGAGCCAGATATAA
- a CDS encoding GatB/YqeY domain-containing protein, with translation MLEEKLMIDYKNALKNKNALAVSTLSFLRAQISYAALEKKKDKLEDAESLAVVKKMIKQHQDSIEQFTSGGRPELAEKEKKELDILKAYLPEELSAEAVKKIVEETAASLGASGIKDMGRVMKEVLARIAGSADGKLVSELVRQRLAGPAA, from the coding sequence ATGCTTGAAGAAAAGTTAATGATCGATTATAAGAATGCGTTGAAGAACAAGAATGCTTTGGCTGTTTCAACCTTGAGTTTTCTGCGCGCCCAGATAAGCTATGCGGCGCTGGAAAAGAAGAAGGACAAGCTGGAGGATGCGGAATCGCTGGCAGTGGTGAAAAAAATGATCAAACAGCACCAGGATTCCATTGAACAATTTACCTCCGGAGGCCGCCCCGAACTGGCGGAGAAAGAAAAAAAAGAACTGGATATATTAAAGGCCTATTTGCCTGAGGAGCTTTCCGCTGAGGCGGTAAAGAAGATCGTCGAGGAAACAGCGGCGTCTTTAGGGGCGTCAGGGATAAAGGATATGGGCAGGGTGATGAAAGAAGTCCTTGCCAGGATCGCGGGTAGCGCTGACGGTAAACTGGTCAGCGAACTGGTCAGGCAGAGGCTGGCCGGCCCGGCCGCGTAA
- a CDS encoding RluA family pseudouridine synthase, whose amino-acid sequence MNIPVVYEDDWLIILDKPAGLLTVPTPKNESRTLTSILNEESQASGKNRFYPCHRLDRETSGLIIYAKSRPIQDQIMDLFRRHKVKKTYIAFVQKRINQPGGNIRVPIEGKQAVTRFEVLERRGDFSVVKVSPETGRTNQIRIHFKGIGHPIVGETKFAFRKDYALRHKRLCLHAFSLDFTHPVTGKCLRLQADLPEDLDRFLASRK is encoded by the coding sequence ATGAATATCCCGGTTGTATATGAAGATGATTGGTTGATCATTCTGGATAAACCTGCCGGGCTTCTTACCGTACCTACCCCCAAGAACGAATCCCGCACGCTGACCAGCATATTGAATGAAGAGAGCCAGGCCTCCGGAAAAAACCGGTTTTATCCCTGCCATCGCCTGGACCGCGAAACATCCGGCTTGATAATCTACGCCAAATCCCGGCCGATCCAGGACCAGATTATGGACCTTTTTCGCCGGCATAAAGTAAAAAAGACCTATATCGCCTTTGTCCAGAAAAGAATAAACCAGCCCGGCGGAAATATCCGCGTTCCGATTGAAGGCAAACAGGCGGTTACCAGGTTCGAGGTGCTGGAAAGACGCGGGGATTTCAGCGTGGTCAAGGTCAGCCCGGAAACCGGAAGGACAAATCAGATACGCATACATTTTAAAGGAATAGGGCATCCTATCGTCGGCGAAACCAAGTTCGCTTTTCGCAAGGATTACGCATTGAGACATAAGCGGCTGTGCCTGCACGCGTTTTCCCTGGATTTTACACACCCGGTAACGGGCAAATGCTTACGGCTTCAGGCGGACCTGCCGGAGGACCTGGATAGATTCCTGGCGTCCCGCAAATAA
- a CDS encoding glycoside hydrolase family 1 protein, with translation MIEFPKDFFWGAATSAHQVEGGNKNCDWWQWEEAGGGKGLSGDACRHYQYYEQDFDLAESLNHNCHRFSIEWSRIQPAEGEFSEEALEHYRQVICALKKRNIEPIVTLHHFTNPIWFLRLGGWENKKAVEYFLHYVEYVVARLASEVRFWVTINEPMVYTYFSYIKGDWPPQERSYAKARKVKTNLAESHIRAFRLIHKLYLKNGLTSPMVSIAHNMIAFVPCSRSIRDRLGAHLRNYFFNHCFINKLIRCRSLDFIGINYYTRQLVDTRAWTVDDLLSSVCDRGHDSLKKNSLGWEIYPRGLFYLLLSLRRHKLPVFILENGICTEDDTLRWEYIREHLTSVSRAISAGVQVRGYIYWALMDNFEWDKGFAPRFGLIAVDYRDQQRSVRESAKSFAQVCASGRLDDEKG, from the coding sequence ATGATCGAATTCCCAAAAGATTTTTTCTGGGGCGCGGCTACCTCGGCTCACCAGGTTGAAGGCGGTAACAAGAACTGCGACTGGTGGCAATGGGAAGAGGCTGGCGGAGGGAAAGGCCTTTCCGGAGACGCTTGCCGGCATTATCAGTATTATGAACAGGATTTCGATCTGGCTGAAAGCCTGAATCACAACTGCCATCGTTTTTCCATTGAATGGAGCCGGATCCAGCCTGCCGAGGGGGAATTCAGCGAGGAGGCGTTAGAACATTACCGCCAGGTGATCTGTGCTTTAAAAAAGCGCAATATAGAGCCGATAGTCACCTTGCATCATTTTACCAATCCTATATGGTTTCTGCGCCTGGGCGGCTGGGAGAATAAGAAAGCCGTTGAATACTTCCTGCATTACGTTGAATATGTAGTCGCCCGTCTGGCTTCAGAGGTGAGATTCTGGGTTACCATAAACGAGCCGATGGTTTATACCTATTTTTCCTACATCAAAGGCGACTGGCCCCCCCAGGAGAGATCCTATGCCAAGGCCCGGAAGGTCAAAACCAACCTCGCTGAAAGCCATATCCGCGCATTTCGGTTGATCCACAAGCTTTACCTCAAGAATGGCCTTACTTCTCCCATGGTTAGTATAGCCCATAATATGATCGCGTTTGTTCCCTGCAGCAGGAGTATACGGGACAGATTGGGGGCTCATCTGAGGAATTATTTCTTTAATCATTGTTTCATCAATAAACTGATCCGCTGCAGATCGCTTGATTTCATAGGGATTAATTATTACACCAGGCAGCTGGTGGATACCCGGGCCTGGACCGTGGATGATCTGCTAAGCAGTGTCTGTGACCGGGGGCACGACAGTCTCAAAAAGAATTCATTGGGGTGGGAGATATATCCTCGTGGATTGTTCTATCTCCTTTTATCTTTACGCAGGCATAAACTCCCGGTATTTATCTTAGAGAACGGCATTTGTACCGAGGACGATACTTTGCGATGGGAATATATACGGGAACATTTGACCAGCGTTTCCCGGGCGATCAGCGCGGGTGTTCAGGTCAGAGGGTATATCTACTGGGCGTTGATGGATAACTTTGAATGGGATAAAGGATTTGCTCCGCGTTTCGGGTTGATCGCCGTGGATTACCGGGACCAGCAACGCTCGGTTCGTGAAAGCGCGAAAAGTTTTGCGCAGGTTTGCGCCTCAGGAAGGCTGGATGATGAAAAGGGTTAA
- a CDS encoding undecaprenyl-diphosphate phosphatase, translated as MVFKFIILGLIQGLTEFLPVSSSGHLVICQRLLGLSGQEVALSVILHIGTLLAILVFFFREILKAFSNARLILLILLATFITGAAGLLGKEFFEGLFSSPRAVALAWFATGLLLLFTKKAMDGKRKEINLKDATVLGFTQAIAIIPGISRSGVTISTLLFRKLDRSASFVLSFIVGLPVILGAGILEAKDIGSVLKGNLLVMAIGFTVSFLSGLLALALLKKVMDKAGFHYFGYYCIAVSLAVFLFIH; from the coding sequence ATGGTCTTTAAATTCATTATTTTAGGTTTGATTCAGGGGTTGACCGAGTTCTTGCCGGTAAGCAGCTCCGGGCATCTGGTGATCTGCCAGCGGCTTTTAGGTTTGAGCGGGCAAGAAGTGGCTTTATCCGTGATCCTGCACATAGGCACATTGCTGGCGATATTGGTTTTCTTTTTTCGGGAGATCTTGAAGGCGTTCAGTAATGCCAGATTGATATTATTGATCTTGCTGGCGACGTTCATTACCGGGGCGGCGGGTTTATTAGGGAAAGAGTTTTTTGAAGGTTTGTTTTCCAGCCCCCGGGCGGTTGCCTTGGCCTGGTTCGCCACCGGGCTGTTGCTTTTATTTACCAAGAAAGCAATGGATGGAAAGAGAAAAGAGATCAATCTTAAAGACGCGACCGTGCTGGGCTTTACCCAGGCTATCGCGATCATCCCCGGGATCTCGCGTTCAGGGGTGACCATATCCACGCTGTTATTCCGCAAGCTGGATCGGTCCGCCAGCTTTGTTCTTTCATTCATAGTAGGATTGCCGGTGATCTTAGGAGCAGGGATCTTAGAGGCAAAGGATATCGGGTCCGTCTTAAAAGGGAACCTGTTGGTTATGGCTATCGGTTTTACGGTCAGTTTTCTATCCGGGCTATTGGCTTTGGCGTTATTGAAGAAGGTTATGGATAAAGCCGGGTTTCATTATTTCGGCTATTACTGTATCGCGGTCTCTCTGGCGGTTTTTTTATTCATTCATTGA